The sequence CGTCCAAACTTTTTTCGAAACTGGGGCCGAAATGTTCCAGGAAATAATCGACCTCCGGCATCTTCAGCCTGCGGATCCTCTCCTCGATCTCCCTTTTCGCCACGAGAAATTCCCGGTTGCCCGCCGCGATCTCAATCACACATTTCAGGTAGGCATCCAGCAGATCCGCCCCCTTCACCCAGCGAAGCAGTTCCGGATCCGGATCCCGAAAGAAAGGGCGGTACGATTCCCGAAGCTCCCCGGGCACCATCTCGCACAAACGCTCCGCGGCCAGAGATTCCAATTCCCGGAACCCCTGCAGGATGGTCCGGTTGTGATGCTTCACCGGACTGGGAATGTCCCCGGTGATCACCTCCGTCGCATCGTGGTAGAGGGCCAGCAGGACCGCCCGTTCCACCGGCACCTCCTTCCCGAACACCCGGACGGCGATCGTGCACAGGGCATGGGTCAACAAAGCCACATGAAAGGAATGCTCCGCCACATTCTCCGGAACGGCGTTCTGCATCAGCCCCCAGCGACGGATCAGGCGCAACCGGTACAGATACGCGTAGAATGGATTCATCTCT comes from Planifilum fulgidum and encodes:
- the yfbR gene encoding 5'-deoxynucleotidase, whose product is MNPFYAYLYRLRLIRRWGLMQNAVPENVAEHSFHVALLTHALCTIAVRVFGKEVPVERAVLLALYHDATEVITGDIPSPVKHHNRTILQGFRELESLAAERLCEMVPGELRESYRPFFRDPDPELLRWVKGADLLDAYLKCVIEIAAGNREFLVAKREIEERIRRLKMPEVDYFLEHFGPSFEKSLDELAESEESNPGINAIETGHDGQ